In one Chlamydia sp. BM-2023 genomic region, the following are encoded:
- a CDS encoding Nif3-like dinuclear metal center hexameric protein — protein MNVADLLTYLNDLLSPQAFPDYAPNGLQIGNPNTVIEKIAVAVTADLATIQAAIDLEANVLIVHHGLFWKGMPYPITGMLYNRIQHLINHDVQLLAYHLPLDAHPNIGNNWKVAIDLQWDNLESFGSSLPYLGVQGSFPPIPIEKFIEKLSDYYQAPIKAQALGGPKQVSSAALISGGAYKDLAQAILCKADCFITGNFDEPAWSMAWENQTHFLAFGHTATEKVGPKALANCLQGQLHIPSTFIDTTNPF, from the coding sequence ATGAACGTTGCTGATCTTCTTACTTATTTGAATGACCTACTTTCTCCGCAAGCCTTTCCGGACTATGCTCCTAATGGATTACAAATAGGCAATCCCAATACAGTTATCGAAAAAATAGCAGTAGCGGTAACTGCAGATTTAGCAACAATACAAGCCGCCATTGATCTAGAGGCTAACGTTTTAATTGTTCACCACGGCTTATTCTGGAAAGGCATGCCCTATCCCATTACAGGCATGCTTTATAATCGAATACAACATCTAATTAACCATGATGTCCAATTACTCGCCTATCACCTACCTCTAGATGCACATCCTAACATCGGAAATAATTGGAAAGTTGCTATTGATCTGCAATGGGACAACCTAGAGTCCTTTGGAAGTTCTCTTCCTTATCTTGGTGTTCAGGGATCATTTCCTCCAATACCCATAGAAAAGTTTATAGAAAAGCTATCAGACTATTACCAAGCGCCAATAAAAGCCCAGGCCCTTGGAGGACCAAAACAGGTTTCCTCAGCAGCTTTAATCTCCGGAGGCGCTTACAAAGACCTCGCGCAAGCGATCCTTTGCAAAGCTGATTGTTTTATCACAGGAAACTTTGATGAGCCTGCCTGGTCTATGGCTTGGGAAAACCAAACTCATTTCCTAGCCTTTGGACATACAGCTACAGAGAAAGTTGGACCAAAAGCCTTGGCAAATTGTCTGCAGGGACAGCTACACATCCCATCAACATTTATAGATACTACAAACCCCTTTTAA
- a CDS encoding DUF1389 domain-containing protein, which yields MGALHNSNARFITVPNNEPSSLVNFLEEHAFSANAGESELPPLVGSNKPSSECSLVHCIAYVVILALLTATFAALIFCGFLSPLTTISFSVSLAAFSVALVALIYVYFSPRLSTDACNDIEEDVSSHRNISRQSSLEGGMESEDNNLWLSFHHRAHSNVDGGFELTPLVDPRALRGDVSISSQEVQNEEQVLSDFSPERDSNLVEAPILLADNGPDRGTSAPPEEVPTRVESLDLDIESYVEGLGDLFPNDEAQGTPPLSELVPATFSEVALVVEESGLSDSSSDFDSNLVEASILLVDNGPDYNALAFSEAVSTPLPVDEVVTTASEETALVEEESGLSDSSSEFDSNLVEAPILLVDNGPDYDASAFSEAVSTTLPVDEVVTTASEETALVEEESGLSDSSSEFDSNLVEASLLLVDNGSDYDASAFSEAVSTTLPVEVVTTASEETAVVEEESGLSDSSSEFDSNLVEVPILLVDNGPDYDASAFSEAVSTTLPVEVVTTASEEAALVEEESRLSDSEFDNSMLNTAFLLAEDVLEGEEEVLYSKEVPGSKVETLDLSVDNASKEGAPSVLDLVSPYSASELSNNEGAQASIETAAAVVPVTPEELVVSESEAWEFSLPEGFISVMRTFYPEAISDICVEQSLTIQELRCLLKGLAEGGDKQNYSEALWVKVRRFGVERLEGVRCASLLPSLEDLLLQHCPFYFLKRFIELGPREMPEAEGLSPEVYWTSRLGFVFNEVSIFQPIVWFLLRTISQDEYEKLLDHARNSTWDQVKDLRESVLERVNAYPREGYTLSGLVGARDVKNNLERSETLLALFKHGISWEQLQLCRYLDSTSINHFFNIDMRGRGGDVLRATVAAFPFINEEEGNFKPEIALLTWKEWIADLAYVRSRAGAWGDYAGSVGLLNRRVRSGVLTLTDSPTIPFYRLNNTTGERTREK from the coding sequence GTGGGTGCACTGCATAATTCTAATGCTCGTTTTATTACGGTTCCAAATAATGAACCTTCTTCTTTAGTCAATTTTCTGGAGGAGCACGCGTTTTCTGCTAACGCTGGGGAGAGCGAGTTGCCCCCTCTCGTTGGATCTAACAAACCTTCATCTGAATGTTCTCTAGTTCATTGCATTGCCTATGTTGTTATTTTAGCTTTGCTAACCGCTACATTTGCTGCCCTTATATTTTGTGGTTTTCTATCTCCGTTGACCACTATAAGCTTTTCTGTATCTCTAGCGGCATTTAGCGTGGCATTAGTTGCTTTAATCTATGTGTATTTTAGTCCTAGATTGAGCACGGATGCGTGTAATGATATAGAAGAAGACGTGAGCTCACATCGGAATATCTCTAGGCAATCTTCCCTTGAAGGTGGTATGGAATCAGAAGATAATAATCTTTGGTTATCCTTTCATCACAGGGCTCATTCGAATGTTGATGGGGGCTTTGAGCTAACGCCTTTAGTTGATCCTAGAGCTCTTAGAGGGGATGTTAGTATAAGCTCACAGGAAGTGCAAAATGAAGAGCAAGTGTTATCGGATTTTAGCCCTGAGCGTGATAGTAACTTAGTGGAAGCGCCAATTCTATTAGCTGATAACGGCCCAGATCGTGGGACATCAGCTCCTCCTGAAGAGGTCCCTACAAGAGTAGAATCTTTAGATTTAGATATTGAAAGCTATGTAGAGGGGTTAGGAGATCTTTTCCCTAACGATGAGGCGCAAGGTACTCCTCCTCTTTCTGAATTAGTCCCAGCTACTTTTTCTGAAGTAGCTCTTGTAGTAGAGGAGTCTGGGTTATCAGATTCTAGCTCTGATTTTGATAGTAATTTGGTGGAAGCATCAATTCTATTGGTTGATAATGGCCCGGATTATAATGCTCTGGCTTTTTCTGAGGCAGTTTCTACACCTTTACCTGTTGATGAAGTAGTCACTACAGCTTCTGAAGAAACAGCTCTTGTAGAGGAGGAGTCTGGGTTATCAGATTCTAGCTCTGAGTTTGATAGTAATTTAGTGGAAGCACCAATTTTATTGGTTGATAATGGCCCGGATTATGATGCTTCAGCTTTTTCTGAGGCAGTTTCTACAACTTTACCTGTTGATGAAGTAGTCACTACAGCTTCTGAAGAAACAGCTCTTGTAGAGGAGGAGTCTGGGTTATCAGATTCTAGTTCTGAGTTTGATAGTAATTTGGTGGAAGCATCACTTCTATTGGTTGATAACGGCTCGGACTATGATGCTTCAGCTTTTTCTGAGGCAGTTTCTACAACTTTACCTGTTGAAGTAGTCACTACAGCTTCTGAAGAAACAGCTGTTGTAGAGGAGGAGTCTGGGTTATCAGATTCTAGTTCTGAGTTTGATAGTAATTTAGTGGAAGTACCAATTTTATTGGTTGATAATGGCCCGGATTATGATGCTTCAGCTTTTTCTGAGGCAGTTTCTACAACTTTACCTGTTGAAGTAGTCACTACAGCTTCTGAAGAAGCAGCTCTTGTAGAGGAGGAGTCTAGGTTATCAGATTCTGAATTTGATAATAGCATGCTGAATACAGCATTTTTATTGGCTGAGGACGTTTTAGAAGGCGAGGAGGAGGTTCTTTATTCTAAAGAGGTTCCTGGAAGCAAGGTGGAAACACTAGATTTATCGGTTGACAACGCTTCAAAAGAAGGGGCTCCTAGTGTATTAGATTTGGTTTCTCCATATAGTGCGAGTGAGCTTTCTAATAATGAAGGAGCTCAGGCTTCTATAGAGACAGCTGCTGCAGTAGTTCCTGTTACTCCAGAAGAACTTGTGGTTTCTGAGAGTGAGGCATGGGAGTTTTCTCTCCCTGAAGGCTTTATCTCTGTGATGAGAACCTTTTACCCTGAGGCGATTTCTGATATATGCGTCGAGCAGAGCTTAACCATTCAAGAATTACGCTGTTTGTTGAAAGGACTAGCAGAGGGTGGTGATAAGCAAAATTATTCGGAAGCACTTTGGGTAAAAGTAAGACGTTTTGGTGTTGAACGTTTAGAAGGGGTGCGTTGTGCCTCTCTACTTCCTTCTTTAGAAGATCTTTTGCTTCAGCATTGTCCTTTTTACTTTCTAAAACGCTTTATTGAACTAGGTCCAAGGGAAATGCCTGAAGCCGAAGGGTTGTCTCCGGAAGTATATTGGACATCTCGTTTAGGATTCGTTTTCAATGAGGTATCAATTTTTCAACCCATCGTTTGGTTCTTGCTGAGAACAATATCTCAGGATGAATATGAAAAGCTTCTTGATCATGCAAGAAACAGTACATGGGATCAAGTAAAGGATTTACGTGAATCTGTTTTAGAGCGTGTGAATGCTTATCCAAGAGAAGGCTATACTCTCAGCGGTCTCGTAGGAGCTCGGGATGTGAAGAACAATCTGGAACGAAGTGAGACGTTATTGGCACTATTCAAGCACGGGATATCTTGGGAGCAACTTCAACTATGCAGATATTTAGATAGCACTTCTATTAACCACTTCTTCAATATAGATATGCGAGGTAGAGGAGGGGATGTATTGCGCGCCACGGTAGCTGCTTTTCCGTTCATAAATGAAGAAGAGGGGAACTTTAAACCTGAAATAGCTCTACTTACTTGGAAAGAGTGGATAGCAGATCTGGCATATGTCAGGAGTCGAGCAGGAGCGTGGGGAGACTATGCAGGAAGCGTAGGGCTTTTAAATCGTCGGGTCCGCAGTGGGGTTTTAACATTAACCGACTCTCCTACAATTCCTTTCTATCGTTTAAATAACACTACTGGAGAGAGAACACGAGAAAAATAG
- the groL gene encoding chaperonin GroEL (60 kDa chaperone family; promotes refolding of misfolded polypeptides especially under stressful conditions; forms two stacked rings of heptamers to form a barrel-shaped 14mer; ends can be capped by GroES; misfolded proteins enter the barrel where they are refolded when GroES binds) — protein MAAKNIKYNEEARKKIHKGVKTLAEAVKVTLGPKGRHVVIDKSYGSPQVTKDGVTVAKEIELEDKHENMGAQMVKEVASKTADKAGDGTTTATVLAEAIYSEGLRNVTAGANPMDLKNGINKAVKVVVDQLKKISKPVQHHKEIAQVATISANNDSEIGNLIAEAMEKVGKNGSITVEEAKGFETVLDVVEGMNFNRGYLSSYFSTNPETQECVLEDAFVLIYDKKIAGIKDFLPVLQQVAESGRPLLIIAEDIEGEALATLVVNRLRAGFRVCAVKAPGFGDRRKAMLEDIAILTGGQLISEELGMKLETTTLSMLGKAKKAIITKEDTTIVEGMGNKADIESRCANIKKQIEDSSSDYDKEKLQERLAKLSGGVAVIRVGAATEIEMKEKKDRVDDAQHATLAAVEEGILPGGGTALVRCIPTLEAFIPVLTNEDEQIGARIILKALSAPLKQIATNAGKEGAIICQQVLARTANEGYDALRDAYTDMIEAGILDPTKVTRSALESAASVAGLLLTTEALIADIPEEKSSSAPAMPGAGMDY, from the coding sequence ATGGCAGCAAAAAATATCAAATACAATGAAGAGGCCAGAAAAAAAATCCATAAAGGAGTTAAAACTCTTGCAGAAGCTGTAAAGGTAACACTAGGTCCTAAAGGACGTCACGTAGTTATTGATAAAAGCTATGGATCTCCACAAGTTACAAAAGACGGCGTAACAGTCGCTAAAGAAATCGAGCTCGAAGATAAACACGAGAATATGGGAGCTCAAATGGTCAAAGAAGTCGCCAGTAAGACTGCTGATAAAGCTGGCGATGGAACAACAACAGCAACCGTTTTAGCTGAAGCTATCTATAGCGAAGGTTTAAGAAACGTAACCGCTGGCGCTAACCCAATGGATCTAAAAAACGGTATCAACAAAGCCGTAAAAGTTGTTGTCGACCAACTTAAAAAAATTAGCAAACCAGTACAACATCATAAAGAAATTGCTCAAGTAGCAACTATCTCAGCAAATAACGACTCTGAAATCGGTAATCTTATTGCTGAAGCTATGGAAAAAGTAGGTAAAAACGGCTCTATTACTGTTGAAGAAGCTAAAGGCTTTGAAACTGTTCTTGATGTTGTCGAAGGTATGAACTTCAATCGTGGATACCTATCCAGCTACTTCTCCACAAATCCTGAAACACAAGAATGCGTTTTAGAAGATGCTTTCGTTCTTATTTACGATAAAAAAATCGCAGGAATTAAGGATTTCCTCCCTGTTTTACAACAAGTAGCAGAATCAGGACGTCCCCTACTCATTATCGCTGAGGATATCGAAGGCGAAGCTTTAGCAACTCTAGTTGTCAACAGACTACGCGCTGGATTCAGAGTTTGTGCAGTAAAAGCTCCTGGATTTGGTGATAGAAGAAAAGCTATGTTAGAAGACATTGCTATCTTAACTGGTGGTCAATTGATCAGCGAAGAGCTTGGAATGAAGCTTGAAACCACCACATTGTCTATGTTAGGAAAAGCTAAAAAAGCGATCATTACTAAAGAAGACACAACTATCGTTGAAGGTATGGGCAACAAAGCAGATATCGAATCTCGCTGCGCAAATATCAAAAAACAAATCGAAGATAGTTCTTCAGATTATGACAAAGAAAAATTACAAGAACGGTTAGCAAAACTTTCCGGAGGCGTAGCTGTAATCCGTGTAGGCGCTGCTACAGAAATCGAAATGAAAGAGAAAAAAGATAGAGTAGATGATGCTCAACACGCAACTCTCGCTGCTGTTGAAGAAGGTATCCTCCCTGGCGGTGGTACTGCTTTAGTTCGCTGCATTCCTACTTTAGAAGCTTTCATTCCTGTTCTTACAAATGAAGATGAACAAATCGGTGCTCGCATTATTCTTAAAGCGTTGTCTGCTCCATTAAAGCAAATTGCAACTAACGCAGGAAAAGAAGGTGCTATCATCTGCCAACAAGTACTAGCACGAACTGCTAATGAAGGCTACGATGCTTTGCGTGATGCTTACACCGACATGATCGAAGCAGGAATTTTAGACCCAACTAAAGTTACACGTTCTGCTTTAGAAAGTGCTGCATCTGTAGCAGGTCTTCTCTTAACAACAGAAGCTTTGATTGCAGATATTCCTGAAGAAAAATCCTCTTCAGCTCCAGCAATGCCTGGCGCAGGAATGGATTATTAA
- the pepF gene encoding oligoendopeptidase F, which translates to MSVDLEKQTVPQRSEVPTEDCWNVTSLYSNREAWKADLNVFSLKTDGSPTWPTLQATHYQLEDSESLSSLITQLLSIERKLDKLYTYAHLIHDQDITNQESIADLKSITHLYTVFTEEVSWVQPALIALPEAVIAKHLSDSSLAPYRFYLEKIFRLSTHTGTPGEEKILASAFAPLEVASKAFSSLSDSEIPFGQATDSEGNAHPLSHALASLYMQSTDRELRKTAYLAQCERYHNYRHTFANLLNGKIQAHLFYAKSRRYSSCLESALYHNNIPTTVYTNLTEIVKQNSSLITKYYSLKQKALNLKEFHFYDIYAPISQMQEQKYSYEEGVDLIYSSLSPLGKEYIDILKQGLTTEGWVDKYENQNKRSGAYSSGCYDSPPYILLNYTGTLYDVSVIAHEGGHSMHSYFSRKHQPFHDAQYPIFLAEIASTLNEMLLMDSLLKKSSSKEEKITILTRCLDTIFSTLFRQVLFASFEYETHSAAEQGVPLTEEFLSTTYRNLQNDFYGEVVTFDTLSSMEWARIPHFYYNFYVYQYATGIIAALCFAEKILTNEDNALNSYLNFLKSGGSDFPLEILKKSGLDMTTSEPIHKAFCFIEKKIQELSSLI; encoded by the coding sequence ATGAGCGTAGATTTAGAAAAACAAACAGTCCCACAAAGAAGTGAAGTCCCTACTGAAGATTGCTGGAATGTGACTTCGCTATATTCAAACAGAGAAGCTTGGAAAGCTGATCTCAACGTTTTTAGCTTAAAAACAGACGGCTCTCCTACTTGGCCTACACTACAGGCAACTCATTATCAACTGGAGGATTCGGAATCTCTTTCATCTTTAATCACCCAACTCCTCTCTATTGAAAGAAAATTAGACAAGCTCTACACCTACGCGCATCTCATTCATGATCAAGATATTACCAACCAAGAAAGCATAGCTGATCTTAAGTCTATCACACATTTATATACTGTATTTACCGAAGAAGTCTCTTGGGTACAACCTGCTTTAATCGCTCTTCCAGAAGCTGTGATTGCAAAACATCTCTCTGATTCATCTCTAGCTCCCTACAGATTTTATTTAGAAAAAATCTTTAGGCTCTCCACTCATACAGGAACCCCCGGAGAAGAGAAAATTTTAGCATCGGCATTTGCCCCCCTCGAAGTAGCAAGCAAAGCCTTTTCTTCTTTGAGTGATTCTGAGATTCCTTTTGGTCAGGCTACGGACTCTGAGGGCAACGCGCACCCCCTATCTCACGCATTAGCCTCGCTGTACATGCAATCTACCGATAGAGAACTGCGAAAAACAGCCTATTTAGCTCAATGCGAAAGGTATCATAACTATCGCCACACCTTTGCTAACCTACTTAATGGTAAAATCCAAGCACATTTGTTCTATGCAAAAAGTAGACGATACAGCTCGTGCTTAGAATCCGCATTGTATCACAATAATATTCCTACAACGGTTTACACAAACCTTACTGAAATTGTGAAACAAAACTCTTCGCTTATCACCAAGTACTACTCTCTAAAGCAAAAAGCTCTCAATTTAAAAGAGTTTCACTTCTATGACATCTATGCGCCCATCAGTCAAATGCAGGAGCAGAAATACTCTTATGAAGAGGGCGTTGATCTTATTTATTCCAGCCTCTCTCCTCTTGGAAAAGAATATATCGACATTTTGAAACAAGGGTTAACTACTGAAGGCTGGGTTGATAAATATGAAAACCAAAATAAACGCTCTGGAGCCTACTCTTCAGGCTGTTATGATAGCCCTCCTTATATTCTTTTAAACTATACAGGAACGCTGTATGATGTATCTGTAATTGCTCACGAGGGTGGTCATAGTATGCACTCGTATTTCAGCCGTAAGCATCAACCTTTTCACGATGCACAGTATCCAATTTTTCTCGCTGAAATAGCTTCTACTCTCAATGAAATGCTGCTGATGGATTCTCTGCTGAAAAAGAGCAGCTCCAAAGAAGAAAAGATTACTATTCTCACACGATGTTTAGACACTATCTTCTCCACTTTATTCCGTCAGGTACTCTTTGCATCCTTCGAATATGAAACACATTCTGCAGCAGAGCAAGGCGTTCCCTTAACTGAGGAATTTTTATCTACGACCTACCGTAATCTACAAAATGATTTTTACGGAGAAGTTGTTACCTTTGACACTCTATCTTCCATGGAATGGGCGAGAATCCCTCATTTCTACTACAATTTTTATGTATATCAATATGCAACAGGCATCATAGCTGCCCTATGCTTTGCAGAAAAAATTCTTACCAACGAAGATAACGCTTTGAATTCTTACCTTAATTTCCTAAAAAGTGGAGGCTCCGACTTCCCCTTAGAAATTTTGAAAAAGTCTGGATTAGACATGACAACTAGCGAACCAATACACAAAGCTTTTTGCTTTATTGAGAAAAAAATCCAAGAGTTATCATCTTTAATTTGA
- a CDS encoding DUF1389 domain-containing protein, which produces MSLTTSGVPLTTAHPGGVSKKLASGLRNHALAITGIVFSIISVACIAAVVLGVTHPAILLGLALSVVVATVMLALAARRYLQPAMPQGFLDVIRETYPRVIYDLCVEKRLTIQELRFVLACLSAGDFSFLSKNLEKKVKSFGIGKLESACQGMNLPVLDNVLLKHCPWHLMKRFIDEGPKSVPESYKMLPQTYWTAPLGLTVNKMTAFDKLSWFLAQTLTEGEYAELCRHAQGDTWEEAKDLVDSVQERMLAKLNDLDDALINKRHAGKDLCRKQDLLVLCKHGISWEQLQLFKQVSVYDLNELGLLENFGVGTSTWRSFQVVHPYIHETSGSYDHDIDLLTWSELLDGVKAERAKGVLDWHLGLVNFLNRRVRNKAVDLKSIILKGPASLLGIPVFNIDVRTGERKEFPE; this is translated from the coding sequence ATGAGTCTTACAACTTCTGGAGTTCCTCTTACTACAGCTCATCCAGGTGGAGTCTCTAAAAAATTAGCGAGTGGATTGCGAAATCACGCGCTAGCAATAACAGGTATTGTTTTTAGTATTATATCTGTTGCCTGTATAGCTGCCGTTGTTCTTGGGGTGACCCATCCTGCAATACTCTTGGGATTGGCATTGTCTGTGGTAGTTGCTACTGTGATGCTAGCTCTTGCCGCACGGAGGTATTTGCAACCAGCGATGCCGCAAGGATTTCTTGATGTAATACGTGAAACCTATCCTCGGGTTATTTATGACCTATGTGTTGAAAAGCGATTAACAATTCAAGAACTCCGCTTTGTTTTGGCGTGTTTATCTGCCGGTGACTTTTCCTTTTTATCGAAGAATCTTGAGAAGAAAGTGAAGAGCTTCGGTATTGGTAAGTTAGAATCGGCATGCCAAGGTATGAATTTACCGGTATTGGATAATGTTTTGCTAAAACACTGCCCATGGCATTTAATGAAAAGATTTATCGATGAGGGCCCTAAGAGCGTTCCGGAATCTTACAAGATGCTACCGCAGACTTACTGGACAGCTCCTTTAGGCTTAACCGTAAACAAAATGACAGCTTTCGATAAACTGTCTTGGTTTCTTGCGCAGACCTTAACCGAGGGTGAATATGCTGAGCTTTGTAGACACGCTCAAGGTGATACCTGGGAGGAAGCTAAAGATTTAGTGGACTCTGTACAAGAGCGCATGCTAGCAAAACTGAACGATTTAGACGATGCGTTGATAAATAAACGCCACGCGGGTAAAGATCTCTGTAGAAAGCAGGACTTACTGGTACTTTGTAAACACGGCATCTCTTGGGAGCAGTTGCAACTATTTAAGCAGGTAAGTGTTTATGATTTGAATGAGTTGGGTTTATTGGAAAATTTCGGTGTCGGTACCTCTACATGGAGAAGTTTTCAGGTTGTCCATCCATACATTCATGAAACAAGCGGTTCCTATGACCACGATATCGATTTGCTGACTTGGTCTGAACTCCTCGATGGGGTAAAAGCAGAGAGAGCAAAAGGTGTCTTAGATTGGCATTTGGGATTAGTCAATTTTCTCAACCGACGCGTCAGAAACAAGGCTGTGGATTTAAAGTCAATTATATTGAAGGGGCCTGCAAGCCTGTTAGGTATTCCAGTTTTCAATATTGATGTTCGAACCGGAGAACGGAAGGAATTCCCCGAATAA
- a CDS encoding DUF1389 domain-containing protein encodes MISIADPIHEKTVVYPTFTESAKYILHRHAFTIASVILATLAVVLAVVLTSVVAAALLPPVAIAGAVFSVIFAGILSVYAVLRYLRPPMPRGFLSVLQKVYPEVIAKLCFEKSLTIQELRCVLSGLSSGVFDFPSESCKNKVESFGLERLTAACQDVEMPELDDVLRKHCIWYFIKEFIELGFKDVAEAEESPPRLYWVARLKLLTSTAFHELSWMFAQCVTREEYQKLCEHAQASTWNQAKELLQDLQPRMLACIDTIDPRFKKKNLIELVGSIASSVFPDTQIKLLCESQVNWDQLQLIKQGDPYFLAFLAWLGLGGPDWLARSSFVLSPHINENDPENYDHNAALLTCGEWLEYVQTRREGEWDSHRVMMDLLNKTGAERVFPSIPFNPRG; translated from the coding sequence GTGATTTCAATAGCCGATCCTATTCATGAGAAGACAGTTGTTTATCCCACTTTTACGGAAAGTGCAAAGTATATTCTGCATAGGCACGCATTTACTATAGCTAGCGTAATTTTGGCTACTCTTGCAGTAGTACTAGCAGTAGTACTAACTTCTGTGGTGGCGGCAGCTCTCTTGCCTCCTGTGGCTATAGCAGGCGCGGTATTTTCCGTGATTTTTGCGGGGATTTTGTCCGTATATGCTGTATTGCGGTATTTAAGACCTCCTATGCCTAGGGGTTTTCTATCAGTTCTTCAGAAAGTCTACCCTGAAGTTATTGCTAAGCTTTGTTTTGAAAAGTCTTTAACGATTCAAGAGTTACGCTGTGTTTTATCAGGTCTCTCTTCGGGAGTTTTTGATTTTCCTTCTGAAAGTTGTAAAAACAAGGTAGAGAGTTTCGGTCTTGAACGCCTAACAGCGGCATGTCAAGATGTTGAAATGCCGGAATTAGACGATGTCTTGCGGAAGCATTGTATATGGTATTTTATTAAAGAGTTTATAGAACTTGGCTTTAAAGATGTTGCTGAGGCTGAGGAATCGCCCCCGAGGCTTTATTGGGTAGCTCGTTTAAAGCTTCTTACTAGCACAGCATTTCATGAGTTGTCTTGGATGTTTGCTCAGTGTGTAACCCGGGAAGAATATCAGAAACTCTGTGAACATGCTCAAGCATCTACTTGGAACCAAGCTAAAGAGTTGCTTCAGGATCTACAGCCACGGATGTTAGCTTGCATAGATACTATTGATCCTCGTTTCAAAAAGAAAAATCTAATTGAGCTGGTAGGTAGCATTGCGTCTTCCGTTTTCCCAGATACTCAAATAAAGTTGTTATGTGAGTCTCAAGTGAACTGGGACCAGCTACAGCTAATAAAACAAGGGGACCCGTATTTTCTTGCTTTCTTAGCGTGGCTCGGCTTGGGGGGTCCAGATTGGTTGGCGAGAAGCTCGTTTGTATTGTCCCCTCATATCAATGAAAACGATCCTGAAAATTATGATCACAACGCAGCTTTACTTACCTGCGGAGAGTGGTTGGAGTATGTTCAAACACGTAGAGAAGGTGAATGGGATAGTCATCGGGTGATGATGGATTTGCTGAATAAAACTGGTGCGGAGAGAGTTTTTCCATCGATTCCCTTCAACCCAAGAGGTTAA
- a CDS encoding co-chaperone GroES, producing the protein MSDQATTLRIKPLGDRILVKREEGDSTARGGIILPDTAKRKQDRAEVLALGTGKRDKDGNIIPFEIEVGDVVLIDKYAGQELTIEGEDYVIVPASEVMAVLK; encoded by the coding sequence ATGTCAGATCAAGCAACGACTCTTAGGATTAAGCCCCTGGGCGATAGAATTTTAGTGAAAAGAGAAGAAGGAGATTCTACAGCTCGCGGCGGCATTATTTTACCTGACACAGCAAAAAGAAAACAAGACCGAGCAGAAGTGCTTGCGTTGGGAACAGGGAAACGAGACAAAGACGGCAACATCATACCTTTTGAAATAGAAGTCGGTGATGTTGTTTTAATAGATAAATACGCAGGCCAAGAACTTACCATTGAAGGTGAGGACTACGTTATTGTTCCAGCAAGCGAAGTTATGGCAGTTCTCAAGTAA